One segment of Rhodopirellula baltica SH 1 DNA contains the following:
- a CDS encoding arylsulfatase — protein MNINMEQQMVAKWLRGFGILCVPALWSVSICNADTPGLDRTVVSLENHEAAIPLATQDQAAEDKLAEIKAKHGKRPNILWLVVDDMGYGDPGCYGGGAAIGAATPNIDRLASEGLRLTSCYSQQTCTPTRSAILTGRLPVRTGLTRPILAGDKLTRNPWEDEVSLPKLLSDAGYYTLLTGKWHVGEPVGMRPHDIGFDEYYGYYPAQKEISQRFDERRFPDLVNNPERARAFEAIAPDNHLTHGFKGGRTEKLKQIQSTEDMGRAEKVLADFTIQRIKELAKEDQPFFLEHCFMKVHCDNFPNPDLGPLSAAKYYYKEAVAEVDLHVGEIMAALKEADVLGNTFVFFTSDNGPQMDGWPDAGYTPFRGAKGTTFEGGVRVPGIAYWKGVVSGGRQSDGLFDLLDLFGVSLKLAEIPTSDLPVDRYYDYIDQTSFLLQDDGQSKREAVYFWWGKELMSCRMHEYKVHVKAVLPESTHMHIDYSTLVDVGLAPWLFNLYIDPKEQLPVGHRRNAWLATVLGKLKAHATTFKKYPAKEVGL, from the coding sequence ATGAACATCAATATGGAGCAGCAGATGGTTGCAAAGTGGTTGCGTGGTTTTGGCATTTTGTGCGTTCCTGCTTTATGGAGCGTGTCGATTTGCAACGCGGACACGCCTGGGTTGGATCGAACCGTCGTTTCGCTCGAGAATCACGAGGCGGCAATCCCGCTTGCAACGCAAGATCAGGCCGCGGAAGACAAACTGGCTGAGATCAAAGCCAAGCATGGAAAGCGTCCGAATATTCTGTGGTTGGTGGTCGACGACATGGGGTACGGGGATCCGGGATGTTATGGCGGAGGTGCCGCGATTGGTGCTGCAACGCCTAACATTGATCGGTTGGCCAGCGAGGGATTGAGGCTGACGAGTTGTTATTCCCAGCAGACCTGCACTCCAACTCGTTCGGCGATTCTGACCGGTCGTTTGCCAGTCCGGACGGGGCTGACTCGACCGATCTTGGCCGGAGACAAATTGACTCGAAATCCTTGGGAAGACGAGGTTAGTCTTCCGAAGCTGTTGAGTGACGCCGGTTACTACACGTTGCTGACCGGGAAGTGGCATGTCGGAGAACCAGTTGGAATGCGTCCGCACGACATCGGTTTCGATGAGTACTACGGGTACTATCCTGCCCAGAAAGAAATCTCTCAGCGATTCGATGAGCGACGTTTTCCCGATTTGGTCAACAATCCGGAACGGGCACGCGCCTTTGAGGCAATCGCACCGGACAACCATCTGACGCATGGTTTCAAGGGTGGCCGGACAGAAAAGCTGAAGCAGATTCAGTCCACGGAAGACATGGGGCGCGCCGAAAAGGTGCTAGCGGATTTTACGATCCAGCGGATCAAGGAATTGGCCAAGGAAGACCAACCTTTTTTCTTGGAGCATTGCTTCATGAAGGTCCACTGCGACAACTTTCCCAACCCCGACCTGGGACCTTTGAGCGCCGCGAAATACTACTACAAAGAAGCGGTTGCAGAGGTGGACCTGCATGTTGGCGAAATCATGGCTGCGTTGAAAGAAGCTGACGTCCTAGGAAACACGTTCGTGTTCTTCACCAGTGATAACGGACCGCAAATGGACGGATGGCCTGATGCAGGGTATACGCCGTTTCGTGGCGCCAAAGGAACGACTTTTGAAGGAGGCGTTCGCGTTCCGGGGATTGCGTATTGGAAAGGTGTTGTTTCCGGTGGGCGACAAAGTGACGGATTGTTTGATTTGCTCGATTTGTTTGGTGTGTCGCTAAAGTTGGCAGAAATCCCGACCAGCGATTTGCCGGTAGATCGTTACTACGACTACATCGATCAAACGTCCTTCCTGCTGCAAGACGATGGGCAATCCAAACGTGAAGCGGTCTACTTCTGGTGGGGGAAAGAACTGATGTCCTGCCGCATGCACGAGTACAAGGTGCACGTCAAAGCGGTGCTGCCGGAATCCACGCACATGCACATCGACTATTCAACTTTGGTTGATGTCGGTTTAGCGCCTTGGCTGTTCAACCTCTACATTGATCCCAAAGAGCAGTTGCCCGTGGGGCACCGACGCAATGCGTGGCTCGCAACGGTTCTAGGAAAGCTGAAGGCTCATGCGACAACTTTCAAAAAGTATCCCGCCAAAGAAGTTGGACTCTAA
- a CDS encoding potassium channel family protein, giving the protein MTLPLKFESHRWLREPRHGELLLALIALIFVQSCLSVENVVHRVVLNGFFFVVVLSAIRSFSGSTKRMWATLLVGVLAYATSWANEITEIMGLAIASDLCFAMVFFALIHAVGVNVFCEGPIDANRIIGAVSIYFLLGLLWAFLYTLVELVEPGSFLFPMPASEMPQNTRLISEFIYFSNVTLTTLGYGDVVPLSRPAKMLAVMQAMLGQLYVAIVIARMVGLQVSQRRENAEE; this is encoded by the coding sequence ATGACACTCCCACTCAAATTTGAATCGCACCGATGGTTGAGAGAACCTCGGCATGGCGAATTGTTGCTGGCTTTGATTGCCCTGATTTTTGTTCAATCATGTTTGTCCGTGGAGAATGTGGTTCATCGGGTAGTTCTCAACGGATTTTTCTTTGTGGTCGTTCTGTCGGCGATTCGTTCATTTTCCGGTTCCACCAAACGGATGTGGGCGACTTTGCTGGTGGGAGTCTTGGCGTATGCAACTTCTTGGGCCAACGAGATCACAGAGATAATGGGTTTGGCAATCGCCAGCGATCTGTGTTTTGCAATGGTGTTCTTTGCTCTCATTCATGCGGTCGGCGTGAACGTCTTTTGCGAGGGCCCGATCGATGCCAACCGAATCATCGGTGCCGTGTCGATCTACTTTTTGCTGGGGTTGCTGTGGGCGTTTCTCTACACGTTGGTCGAACTTGTCGAACCGGGTTCGTTTTTGTTTCCGATGCCAGCATCGGAGATGCCGCAGAACACTCGATTGATTAGCGAATTCATCTACTTCAGCAACGTGACGCTAACAACGCTTGGCTATGGTGATGTTGTGCCATTGTCTCGGCCAGCCAAGATGTTAGCTGTCATGCAAGCGATGTTGGGACAACTTTACGTGGCAATCGTGATCGCACGCATGGTCGGATTGCAAGTGTCACAGCGCCGCGAAAACGCGGAAGAGTGA
- a CDS encoding APC family permease: MIATCGGEDVRRLDYISDHRPRTICFPASAGTDSSSEYHLESSRLSGKYGFWTLAFLVIANMIGAGVFTTSGYSLADLGSPQLVLWAWLAGGVIAVAGAISYAMLIRVMPQSGGEYLFLSRAAHPLLGYVAGWVSLIAGFSGAIAFAATALEGYLLPEHLRPEWMPAGIVTIMAIVLAGFFHGLHPRVGATTQNIAVSVKLILLATILLFAVYQWFGGDLIVRNSEVQMTAETTSWSPWVAFAGSLVWISLSYSGFNAAVYVADEVIDATRVVPRALVFGTLATTLLYLCLNAVFVFAPSAASIVGKPDVAAIAAASLGGNGFAHFVRWTIALCLLTSVLSMMMAAPRVYAKMADDGMLPAWMRFRGEAPFAATVVQMMVAITLVLISDLQGLLSYLGLTLSLSAACSVCCLFLPSIRNHPKAAPKHWLIAPAFYVAATIVSAAIMTLNDPKQLIATGITFMVGGTMYVLTTQFKSDNTHEQPS; encoded by the coding sequence GTGATTGCGACGTGTGGCGGTGAAGACGTCCGGCGATTGGACTACATTAGCGACCACCGGCCCCGGACGATCTGTTTCCCTGCTTCTGCCGGCACCGATTCAAGCTCGGAATATCATCTCGAAAGCAGTCGTTTGAGCGGCAAATACGGATTCTGGACCCTCGCGTTTCTAGTCATCGCCAACATGATCGGCGCTGGCGTTTTCACGACTTCTGGGTATTCGCTGGCCGATCTGGGTTCTCCCCAACTAGTCCTGTGGGCGTGGCTGGCCGGCGGTGTCATCGCTGTCGCGGGCGCCATCAGCTACGCCATGTTGATCCGAGTCATGCCACAGTCGGGTGGCGAATACCTATTTCTTTCGCGGGCTGCACACCCGTTGCTGGGATACGTTGCCGGATGGGTTTCATTGATCGCAGGTTTTTCGGGCGCGATCGCTTTCGCGGCCACGGCACTGGAAGGTTATCTCCTACCCGAACACTTGCGTCCCGAATGGATGCCCGCCGGCATCGTCACCATCATGGCGATCGTCTTGGCGGGCTTCTTTCATGGCTTGCATCCTCGGGTCGGTGCCACCACACAGAACATCGCTGTCAGTGTCAAACTGATTCTGTTGGCCACGATCCTTCTCTTCGCCGTCTACCAGTGGTTCGGTGGCGATTTGATCGTCCGCAATTCTGAAGTGCAAATGACTGCCGAAACCACCTCATGGTCGCCGTGGGTTGCCTTCGCTGGAAGTCTGGTTTGGATCTCGCTGAGCTATTCGGGCTTCAACGCAGCGGTTTATGTCGCCGATGAAGTTATCGACGCGACTCGTGTGGTGCCTCGAGCATTGGTCTTCGGCACACTCGCGACGACGTTGCTGTATTTATGCCTCAACGCCGTCTTTGTGTTTGCCCCCTCCGCGGCGAGCATCGTTGGCAAACCGGATGTGGCGGCAATCGCGGCCGCCAGTCTGGGTGGCAATGGATTCGCTCACTTCGTCCGCTGGACGATTGCACTGTGTTTGCTGACATCTGTCCTCAGCATGATGATGGCGGCACCACGTGTGTACGCGAAAATGGCTGACGATGGCATGCTGCCCGCTTGGATGCGGTTCCGAGGGGAAGCGCCCTTCGCCGCGACGGTGGTGCAAATGATGGTGGCAATCACACTGGTATTGATATCAGACTTGCAAGGCTTGTTATCCTACCTCGGACTGACACTTTCGCTGTCTGCGGCTTGCTCGGTTTGTTGCCTCTTCTTGCCATCAATCCGCAATCACCCAAAGGCTGCGCCCAAACATTGGCTGATCGCCCCCGCTTTCTATGTCGCCGCAACAATCGTTTCCGCCGCCATCATGACGCTCAATGATCCAAAGCAATTGATTGCGACTGGAATCACATTCATGGTTGGCGGGACAATGTACGTGCTGACGACTCAGTTCAAATCAGACAACACGCACGAGCAACCAAGCTGA
- a CDS encoding AI-2E family transporter has product MALFIVSGITPILDFLQARLNVNRIVAAGVTFALAIGGTFLVGMSIWLSMAQMSEEGKLYRMRVSEIVSNAEDWLHENVAERFESSEVGERSEAAVADLVEESEATVVPAERQEPDELLANAAADLRDQLEAFLRNAVATLSSELFQLGSTSIVILIYVFFLLLGNLSGYGENTLAYQVDRQVRSYLFVKTMISLATGIVFGMALWLFGVPMALTFGLLAFLLNYIPNIGPILASILPLPFILLHPDGSMLWMIIAIAVTCSIQVASGNLLEPKLMGNSADLHPVVILLALMFWGTLWGITGMFLATPITAAIKIALDRMDVTRPVARVMAGRLGPKANDSIATS; this is encoded by the coding sequence GTGGCGTTGTTCATTGTCAGCGGGATCACGCCGATCCTGGACTTTTTGCAGGCCCGTTTGAACGTGAATCGCATTGTCGCAGCGGGAGTCACGTTTGCGCTGGCGATCGGTGGAACATTCCTGGTTGGGATGAGCATTTGGTTGTCGATGGCTCAGATGTCCGAAGAGGGCAAACTGTACCGAATGCGGGTGTCCGAGATTGTTTCGAACGCGGAAGACTGGCTGCATGAAAATGTTGCTGAGCGTTTTGAATCCAGCGAAGTGGGAGAACGCTCGGAAGCTGCGGTTGCTGATTTGGTGGAAGAATCAGAAGCAACGGTCGTCCCCGCGGAGCGGCAGGAACCCGACGAGTTGCTGGCCAATGCGGCAGCGGATTTGCGAGACCAGTTGGAGGCTTTTCTACGAAACGCAGTAGCGACGCTATCAAGCGAACTGTTCCAGCTTGGGTCGACCAGCATTGTGATTTTGATTTATGTGTTCTTTTTGCTGCTTGGCAATTTGAGCGGATATGGCGAGAACACATTAGCGTATCAAGTTGATCGGCAGGTTCGATCGTACTTGTTCGTCAAGACGATGATCTCTCTGGCAACCGGCATCGTGTTCGGGATGGCACTTTGGTTGTTTGGTGTTCCGATGGCGCTCACGTTTGGGTTGTTGGCATTCCTGCTCAATTACATTCCCAACATCGGTCCTATTCTGGCCAGCATTTTGCCGCTGCCTTTCATTTTGTTGCATCCCGATGGCAGTATGCTTTGGATGATCATTGCGATTGCGGTGACGTGTTCGATTCAAGTCGCCAGCGGAAACTTGTTGGAACCGAAGCTGATGGGTAATTCGGCCGACTTGCATCCCGTGGTGATTTTGCTGGCACTGATGTTTTGGGGAACGCTTTGGGGGATCACCGGGATGTTCTTGGCGACGCCCATCACGGCAGCAATCAAGATTGCACTGGATCGAATGGATGTGACTCGTCCGGTGGCACGCGTCATGGCAGGTCGTTTAGGACCAAAGGCCAACGACTCGATCGCGACAAGCTGA
- a CDS encoding efflux RND transporter permease subunit has protein sequence MSKFFIYRPIFATVISIVIVIAGAVSFFGLPIEKFPPITPPTVQVTAVYPGANARTVAETVAAPIEQAVNGVEGMIYMSSTSTNEGLYTLTVTFELGMDLDIASVLVQNLVGSAEASLPQEVRQQGITTKKRSTQTLQFIALTSPGGAHDGLFLSNFSLDVRDEISRIKGVGDVQSFGDGDYSMRVWLDPRLLKQRGLTTEDVVSVISEQNVQVAAGQIGAPPAESGTAFQFSVNTQGRFSSVEQFQDIIVRTGDNGEVLRLGDLARIELGAEAYTYSSSFTGDAAATLAIYQLPGANALETAEAIRIKMDELSSAANWPDDVEYQVAYDATEFVTASITEVYKTLAMAIALVVFVIFVFLQDWRATVVPVAAIPVSLIGTFAIMAGIGFSLNMLSLFGIVLAIGIVVDDAIVVVENVSRHIADGLSSRDAAVKAMSEITGPVIATTLVLLAVFVPCAFMPGITGELFRQFALTISASVIISTINALTLSPALCAIFLRPPTETKFIGFRLFNQAFERTTAIYGATVARLVRLTLVVSVASIALVMATGWILTQLPTGFVPDEDQGVLFVNVQLPDAASKERTDEVIKDLDQIFEQTPGVHGWLSVTGYSLLGGSGGPNVGFSVLVLKPWEDRDAKTESVTAIQQYIQQKFASEQRAILFTFAPPPIDGLGTAGGFQMEVQDRGSNGYLPLQNATEELVANASTQSSLAALNSSFRATVPQLYVDVDREKAKTMDIPLSSVFATLQASLGSSYINDFTLNNRSYQVRAQAEAPFRRSASDITQLDVRDSNGNMIPLGSIVTVRDDFGPDVVRRYNMYPSAAVNGSAAPGVSSGTALELMEQTADQTLPASFSYEWTGMSFQEKQASGGQYLIFGLAILFVFLVLAAQYESWTSPAAVIAVVPLAALGVALSLMLRGSDNNTYTQIGIVLLVALASKNAILIVEFASEQRAEGKSPRDAATTAAKLRFRAILMTAFSSILGFLPLLVATGAGAASRQAVGTAVVGGMIAATVFALLLVPTFFVVFRTLSERMAPKSDN, from the coding sequence ATGTCAAAGTTTTTCATCTACCGCCCGATCTTTGCCACGGTGATCTCCATCGTGATTGTGATCGCCGGTGCGGTCTCGTTCTTTGGACTTCCGATCGAGAAGTTCCCACCGATCACGCCGCCCACGGTCCAAGTGACGGCGGTCTATCCCGGCGCGAATGCTCGAACGGTCGCTGAAACCGTTGCCGCTCCGATTGAACAAGCGGTCAATGGCGTCGAAGGCATGATTTACATGTCATCGACAAGCACTAACGAAGGTCTGTACACCCTGACGGTTACGTTCGAGTTGGGAATGGATTTGGACATCGCTTCGGTCTTGGTCCAGAACCTAGTCGGCAGTGCGGAAGCCAGCTTGCCTCAAGAGGTTCGGCAACAAGGCATCACGACCAAGAAGCGTTCCACACAAACACTTCAATTCATCGCGCTGACATCACCCGGTGGAGCTCACGATGGATTGTTCCTGAGCAACTTCTCGCTCGATGTTCGAGACGAGATCAGTCGCATCAAAGGCGTCGGCGACGTTCAGTCATTTGGCGATGGTGACTACAGCATGCGAGTCTGGTTGGACCCGCGTTTGTTGAAACAGCGTGGACTGACAACCGAAGATGTGGTCTCGGTGATCTCCGAACAAAACGTTCAAGTCGCGGCGGGACAAATTGGGGCTCCGCCTGCTGAATCCGGCACCGCGTTCCAATTTTCAGTCAACACGCAAGGTCGCTTTTCAAGCGTCGAACAATTCCAAGACATCATCGTCCGCACCGGTGACAACGGCGAAGTGCTGCGTCTGGGCGATCTCGCTCGCATTGAGCTTGGGGCCGAGGCCTACACCTATTCCAGTTCTTTCACTGGCGACGCCGCCGCGACGCTCGCGATCTACCAGTTGCCGGGCGCCAACGCTCTGGAAACCGCAGAGGCGATCCGGATCAAGATGGACGAACTGTCTTCGGCGGCAAACTGGCCGGATGACGTGGAATACCAAGTCGCATACGACGCGACTGAATTCGTCACCGCCTCCATCACCGAAGTCTACAAGACATTGGCGATGGCAATCGCGTTGGTTGTGTTCGTCATCTTTGTCTTCCTGCAAGATTGGCGAGCGACGGTGGTTCCCGTCGCGGCGATTCCGGTCTCTTTGATCGGCACCTTCGCCATCATGGCAGGCATCGGGTTCTCGCTGAACATGTTATCCCTGTTCGGCATTGTGCTCGCCATTGGCATCGTGGTCGACGACGCCATCGTGGTCGTTGAAAACGTATCACGACACATCGCCGATGGGCTGTCCAGCCGAGACGCCGCAGTCAAAGCCATGTCCGAGATCACCGGGCCAGTGATCGCCACAACACTCGTGTTGCTAGCCGTCTTTGTTCCGTGTGCATTCATGCCCGGCATCACCGGTGAATTGTTCCGCCAGTTTGCATTGACGATCTCAGCATCGGTGATCATCAGCACGATCAACGCACTGACGCTCAGTCCCGCCCTTTGCGCGATTTTCCTTCGGCCACCAACCGAGACTAAGTTCATCGGATTTCGACTGTTCAACCAAGCCTTTGAACGAACCACGGCCATCTATGGTGCCACGGTGGCCAGACTGGTTCGCTTGACATTGGTTGTGTCGGTTGCATCCATCGCCTTGGTGATGGCGACGGGCTGGATCCTCACACAGTTGCCCACTGGATTTGTTCCAGACGAGGACCAAGGTGTGTTGTTCGTCAACGTTCAGTTGCCTGACGCAGCCAGCAAAGAACGCACCGATGAAGTGATCAAAGACTTAGACCAGATCTTCGAACAAACCCCAGGAGTCCATGGCTGGTTGTCCGTGACCGGCTACTCGTTGCTCGGTGGGAGTGGTGGTCCCAACGTCGGATTCTCGGTTCTGGTGTTGAAACCATGGGAAGACCGGGATGCCAAAACCGAAAGCGTCACTGCGATCCAGCAATACATTCAGCAAAAATTCGCGTCCGAACAACGCGCCATCCTGTTCACGTTTGCTCCACCTCCGATCGATGGTTTGGGGACGGCCGGCGGATTTCAAATGGAAGTCCAAGACCGCGGCAGCAATGGCTACCTTCCGTTGCAAAACGCGACGGAAGAACTCGTCGCCAACGCATCCACCCAATCCAGTTTGGCAGCTCTGAACAGTTCCTTCCGAGCCACCGTCCCTCAACTCTACGTGGATGTTGACCGAGAAAAAGCGAAGACGATGGACATTCCGCTGAGCAGCGTGTTCGCGACCTTGCAAGCATCGCTGGGTTCGTCCTACATCAACGACTTCACTCTTAATAATCGTTCGTATCAAGTCCGAGCGCAGGCCGAAGCACCGTTTCGACGATCCGCTTCGGACATCACGCAGCTCGATGTACGTGACAGCAATGGCAACATGATCCCACTCGGATCGATCGTGACGGTGCGAGATGATTTTGGGCCTGACGTGGTACGTCGATACAACATGTACCCGAGCGCCGCCGTCAATGGTTCCGCAGCACCCGGCGTCAGCTCCGGAACCGCACTGGAGCTGATGGAACAAACGGCTGATCAAACCCTACCCGCTTCATTCTCTTACGAATGGACGGGGATGTCATTCCAAGAAAAACAAGCCTCCGGTGGTCAGTACTTGATCTTCGGCCTGGCAATTTTGTTCGTCTTCTTGGTTCTTGCCGCACAGTACGAAAGCTGGACCAGCCCCGCCGCGGTCATCGCAGTCGTGCCTCTGGCCGCTCTCGGTGTTGCCTTGTCGCTGATGCTTCGAGGAAGCGATAACAACACCTACACTCAAATTGGAATTGTGTTGCTGGTCGCTCTGGCCAGCAAGAACGCAATTCTGATTGTGGAGTTTGCCAGCGAACAACGTGCTGAGGGGAAATCCCCCCGCGATGCAGCGACCACGGCAGCCAAGCTTCGATTCCGAGCCATCCTGATGACGGCGTTTTCGTCGATCCTTGGTTTCTTACCGCTCCTGGTTGCGACCGGTGCCGGTGCTGCCAGTCGCCAAGCGGTTGGAACCGCGGTTGTCGGCGGCATGATCGCCGCCACCGTCTTCGCGCTGCTACTCGTCCCCACGTTCTTTGTCGTCTTCCGAACGCTGTCCGAACGAATGGCACCCAAGTCCGACAATTGA
- a CDS encoding efflux RND transporter periplasmic adaptor subunit: protein MNSLVLCLLAVFGCTPASNEYQAPPPPEVTTANPVQQSLTIFIEENGETEAVEQADIRARVGGFVEKLSFEPGQFVSVDQELYRIEPDTYEANRNAAAASVEASKASIQVSEAALAAALAEVQKAENDLKRERRLEASNAGSQATLDAALASRDSALAQQKAAEANIEADKAKLLQAQAQLAQAELDLKYTVVRAPIEGRVSKTEIKLGNLVQVGSTLATVVDQRKIFANFSISDRKLLELVEARPETDEPADSPEDWSKIPVYLQRDGDTDQWLSGKLDYVDQRGIDQETGTFGLRADFDNQDGKLLPGMFVIIRLPVREISNAILIPERAIVRNQTGSYVMLVGSENQIEQRKISIGQTLDGWALIKEGLTATDTFVLDGLQRARPGSTVTPKPTELSTKDSPMLQAAVGPNNESAEPGSNSETAPTVNPTNDEPAPDSSTAD from the coding sequence TTGAACTCATTGGTCCTGTGCCTGCTCGCAGTGTTCGGTTGCACACCCGCCTCGAACGAATACCAGGCTCCTCCGCCTCCTGAAGTGACGACGGCGAATCCCGTTCAACAAAGCCTCACCATTTTCATCGAAGAAAACGGCGAAACCGAAGCGGTGGAACAGGCCGACATTCGTGCCCGAGTTGGAGGCTTCGTTGAAAAGCTTTCCTTTGAACCGGGGCAATTTGTGAGCGTCGACCAAGAGCTCTACCGGATCGAACCGGATACCTATGAGGCCAACCGCAATGCCGCCGCAGCATCGGTGGAGGCTTCCAAAGCAAGCATCCAGGTGAGCGAAGCTGCACTGGCCGCCGCGTTGGCCGAAGTACAGAAGGCCGAAAACGACCTGAAGCGTGAACGACGCTTGGAAGCATCCAATGCGGGATCCCAAGCAACACTCGATGCCGCACTGGCCAGTCGTGATTCAGCATTGGCCCAGCAAAAGGCCGCCGAGGCGAATATCGAAGCCGACAAAGCAAAGCTGCTTCAAGCTCAAGCGCAACTGGCGCAAGCAGAACTGGATTTGAAGTACACCGTCGTTCGTGCCCCGATCGAAGGTCGCGTTTCCAAAACAGAAATCAAACTCGGCAACCTCGTTCAAGTCGGCAGCACACTTGCGACCGTTGTGGACCAACGAAAAATCTTTGCCAACTTCAGCATCAGCGATCGAAAGTTGTTGGAACTCGTCGAAGCCCGACCTGAAACCGATGAACCGGCAGACTCCCCCGAGGACTGGTCCAAGATCCCGGTCTATCTGCAACGTGACGGCGACACCGACCAATGGCTGTCAGGAAAGTTGGACTACGTCGATCAACGTGGTATCGATCAAGAGACCGGAACGTTCGGCTTGCGAGCCGATTTCGACAACCAAGACGGCAAACTGTTGCCGGGCATGTTTGTGATCATCCGTTTGCCGGTCCGAGAAATCTCGAATGCCATTTTGATTCCCGAGCGAGCCATCGTCCGCAATCAAACGGGATCGTACGTGATGTTAGTGGGTTCCGAAAACCAAATCGAACAACGCAAGATCTCCATTGGCCAAACGCTCGATGGCTGGGCACTGATCAAAGAAGGTCTTACCGCCACAGACACGTTTGTTTTGGATGGGCTGCAACGCGCTCGACCAGGCAGCACCGTCACACCCAAGCCAACGGAATTGTCCACGAAGGACAGCCCAATGTTGCAAGCGGCGGTTGGCCCCAACAATGAATCCGCCGAACCAGGATCCAATTCTGAAACAGCACCGACGGTCAATCCGACCAACGATGAACCCGCCCCCGATTCATCCACCGCGGACTGA
- the cls gene encoding cardiolipin synthase has product MMDLGQYFQIHIDAVSIGLVAHVTIEAITIIRVMTRPHREPASRVAWVTIIAAVPFLGVLLYVLFGETNIGRRRMERMKQVIKRLPTMPEINPEESRNTLANVPIRYQHLFRMGESINGFEAIGGNSGTLMQDSNSAVDSMIADIDRATDHVHLLFYIWLPDNNGLKMVEALKRAAKRGVTCRAMADDLGSRTIIRSTHWKEMQEAGVHLSRTLPIGNLMLRALRGRIDLRNHRKILVIDGSVTYCGSQNCADPEFRVKPKYAPWVDAVIRFEGPVVRQNQELFVADWMAGTDDDLTDLLDRPLPNTGPGFSAQVIGTGPTVRDSAMPEVFETLFHTARRKLTISTPYYVPNESMQQALCAAAWRGVETTIILPANNDSRIVGGASRSYYAGLLEAGVRIYEYTGGLLHTKSVTLDDEVTLIGSANMDRRSFDLNYENNILFHDPQLTADVFARQRVYIERSNEITAQQVSDWSLPRRLWNNVLATLGPIL; this is encoded by the coding sequence ATGATGGATCTCGGACAATACTTTCAAATTCATATCGATGCGGTTTCGATCGGGTTGGTCGCGCACGTCACCATAGAAGCCATCACCATCATTCGCGTGATGACGCGGCCCCATCGCGAACCGGCGTCTCGTGTCGCTTGGGTCACCATCATTGCAGCGGTGCCGTTTTTAGGTGTGCTGCTGTATGTGTTGTTTGGCGAAACCAACATCGGTCGTCGCCGAATGGAACGCATGAAGCAAGTGATCAAACGCTTGCCGACGATGCCAGAGATCAATCCTGAGGAATCTCGGAACACATTGGCCAACGTCCCAATCCGATACCAGCATTTGTTTCGAATGGGTGAATCAATCAATGGATTCGAAGCGATCGGTGGCAACTCCGGAACGTTGATGCAAGATTCTAACTCCGCCGTCGACTCCATGATCGCCGACATCGATCGAGCAACCGACCATGTGCATTTGCTCTTCTACATTTGGTTGCCCGACAACAACGGATTGAAGATGGTGGAGGCACTCAAACGAGCGGCGAAGCGAGGCGTTACTTGCCGAGCGATGGCGGATGACTTGGGGTCACGGACAATCATTCGATCGACTCATTGGAAGGAGATGCAGGAAGCCGGCGTTCATCTTTCGAGAACTTTGCCAATTGGCAACTTGATGCTACGTGCACTTCGCGGACGCATCGACCTTCGCAATCACCGAAAAATCCTGGTGATCGATGGATCGGTCACGTACTGCGGAAGCCAGAACTGCGCCGATCCCGAATTCCGCGTCAAACCCAAGTACGCTCCCTGGGTCGACGCTGTGATTCGTTTCGAAGGACCGGTGGTCAGACAGAACCAAGAACTCTTTGTCGCTGATTGGATGGCCGGTACCGATGACGACCTGACCGATCTGCTCGACCGACCGCTTCCCAACACCGGGCCTGGTTTTTCAGCGCAAGTCATTGGAACGGGACCAACCGTTCGCGATTCTGCCATGCCCGAGGTTTTCGAAACGTTGTTCCACACGGCGAGACGCAAACTGACAATTTCAACGCCGTACTACGTGCCCAACGAATCCATGCAACAAGCTCTCTGCGCCGCGGCATGGCGAGGCGTCGAAACAACCATCATCCTGCCCGCCAACAATGATTCGCGAATTGTTGGGGGAGCCAGCCGAAGCTACTACGCGGGACTGCTAGAAGCCGGCGTCCGAATCTACGAATACACCGGTGGGTTGTTGCATACCAAGTCTGTGACTCTGGATGACGAAGTCACTCTGATCGGTTCCGCCAACATGGATCGCCGCAGCTTTGATCTGAACTACGAAAACAACATTTTGTTTCATGACCCGCAACTGACCGCTGATGTCTTCGCGAGACAACGCGTCTATATCGAACGCTCCAACGAGATCACGGCACAGCAGGTTTCCGACTGGTCGCTTCCCCGGCGACTGTGGAACAACGTGCTGGCGACACTCGGCCCGATTCTTTAG